ATCTTTTCCTTCATAGGTTGCCTCGCCAAAAGAGATATACAAAGGTAAAATAGATTTGCCATCATTAAGGATATTAAACTGATTTAAACTAGTTAAAGTATTAGTTAAGGCCCGTCTTACCCCCTCTTCATCGACATTAGGTAAAGGGATAATAAACTCATCGCCGCCTAACCTAATAACGCTGGCCTTAGGGTTGGCCCCTTTTAAAACTAGGGCGGCATTTTTTAAAATTTTATCCCCTTCGTGGTGGCCTAAGGCATCGTTCACCAACTTAAGACCATCTAAATCGCACGAAATTAAACTGTGCGGCCCGGCGCTGGCATTAATTTCTTGCTCTATTTTATGTAAATAGTTACGGTTTAACAGGTCGGTTAGTTTATCGGTAGTGCTATCTTTTTCAAAAACCGAAATTTGTTTATCTATATCCGCTTGCTCTTGTTTTAAATGGCGGCGATAAAACCGGTACGACACAAATAAGATGAGCGCAATAACCCCTAAAGAGCCGCCCACTCCGCCGGTAGCCACAAAAAATCGATTGCGGGCCACAAAGTTACTATCACTAAAACCAACCCTTTGCCTAAGCACCAAATATAAATCGTTATCTATTGGCGTAAACGCCTCAATTTTACGGGTATAAAAAAAGTAATAAGCATCATTAATCCGGAACATCTGCCTTGCACGATAGCGGCCAATCAAATACCTTATGGGCGGTAAATATTGGTTACTGTCCATAAGCCGCATAGTAGCGCTATCGGGTGTAGGAATAAGTAAATCGCGGCTATTTACTAATAAAATACGGCCAAAATCGTTAGCTACACTGTTTCTTACGGTATTCCTAAAGTACATCATATCCATCTCGAAGATAAATAAGCCAAAAAACTGGTCATTATATCTAATTTGGTAGATAGCGCTCATTAAAGGCGGCTCACCGCTAAGCTGGTTATTTCGCAGCTCGCTAAAACGATAAGGGTCGTTGTTAGTTAGCGCCGCTCTTATGGCGCCATTACCGTAAACATTACCGCTCCGGCTGCCGTTTACAGAGACTAAAATATCGCCGGTTCGGTAATTGGCTATATCGCGGCCCAAAACCAACAAAACATCGGTAATATAGGGCTTACGTTCGGTAACCTCGCTCATAAAACCTAAAATCTCATTATAATAGCTACCTGCAGGATTATTCAAGAAAACACGCACTTCCGGCATATTTATTAGCTGCCTAGCTTCGATGTATTGCGCCTCAACTAACTCGGTAACTTCATCTATAGCAGTAAAAACTACATTTTGCATTAACCCATAATGCTCGCGGGCATCATCAACCGGATGAATAATATTGTGCCAAATAAAAATTGCTAAAAAAGGAATAAATACCAACAGAAGAGGCCTAACTACTAACATTAAAAAGTAGTTATTTTCTTTCTCTTTAATTTTCCTTTTTAAGGTCTTTAAGTGGCTATACCAAAACATTTGCTTACACCTTATTTTGATAAATGATAGCAATTATTATAACTGAAAGCCGTTTTTTTGTCAACAATTAAAAAAGAGTTATAATAACAGCTATAACAATTATAATTATTGCTAAAAATTAATAATTAAAATATAAAAAAGCCTGCTTTAGCGCCCTTGACAAAGCTAAAACTTTAGCTTAAACTAAGCCATAAAATTAACAAGGAGATTGAGTAATGGCAAGAAACTCCACCGCACGTGGTAAAATTGTCCGCCGTTTAGGTGTCAATATTTACGGTAACAGTAAATACGATAGATTACTCCGCAAAAAACCTAACCCACCGGGGGTTGAGCGCGGCCGTAAAATGCGTGGTAAATTATCTACCCACGCTATGCAAATGATTGAAAAGCAAAAAATTAAATTTGCTTACGAGGTAAGCGAAAAGCAATTTAAAAATACTTTTGTTGCTGCTAAAAAACTGCCCGGTATTACCGGCGATAATTTAATGATTTTGCTGGAAAAACGGCTGGATAACGTAGCTTATCGTA
This is a stretch of genomic DNA from Spirochaetaceae bacterium. It encodes these proteins:
- a CDS encoding diguanylate cyclase; the encoded protein is MFWYSHLKTLKRKIKEKENNYFLMLVVRPLLLVFIPFLAIFIWHNIIHPVDDAREHYGLMQNVVFTAIDEVTELVEAQYIEARQLINMPEVRVFLNNPAGSYYNEILGFMSEVTERKPYITDVLLVLGRDIANYRTGDILVSVNGSRSGNVYGNGAIRAALTNNDPYRFSELRNNQLSGEPPLMSAIYQIRYNDQFFGLFIFEMDMMYFRNTVRNSVANDFGRILLVNSRDLLIPTPDSATMRLMDSNQYLPPIRYLIGRYRARQMFRINDAYYFFYTRKIEAFTPIDNDLYLVLRQRVGFSDSNFVARNRFFVATGGVGGSLGVIALILFVSYRFYRRHLKQEQADIDKQISVFEKDSTTDKLTDLLNRNYLHKIEQEINASAGPHSLISCDLDGLKLVNDALGHHEGDKILKNAALVLKGANPKASVIRLGGDEFIIPLPNVDEEGVRRALTNTLTSLNQFNILNDGKSILPLYISFGEATYEGKDGFAKLLSLADSKLYSNKSSRALGVKRSITQMFLGYLDSYEDTQNRQTDEVIKLCLNVAKYYPANTFSTRTFTNFIRFYNLGFVINSKFNIANNEDPDVAKIGYRITSCLPEISGIAHLILKSGEHYDGSGPQKLKAEEIPLKCRIFLACRDFQNDLMQYDSEIAVLSLKNGQGTIYDPNVVDYLIDYYFNGDMAPYITRKGINS
- the rpsD gene encoding 30S ribosomal protein S4 yields the protein MARNSTARGKIVRRLGVNIYGNSKYDRLLRKKPNPPGVERGRKMRGKLSTHAMQMIEKQKIKFAYEVSEKQFKNTFVAAKKLPGITGDNLMILLEKRLDNVAYRMGLATTRAAARQFVSHGHLYLNGRRVDVASAQVRVGDVIEVKPMSEKSKNLARIALSKSNEKIASWLSFDTDSLKGKIEREPVRADINTIGNEQVVVEFYSK